One genomic segment of Natrialbaceae archaeon AArc-T1-2 includes these proteins:
- a CDS encoding DNA-3-methyladenine glycosylase family protein: METGTIPVADLPGGLDLYRTLESGQSYLWRRDDGAMYGGDPNPEAWYDTVVDNSFASNAGGDPDDVSAHEVVRVRQRDGVLEWESTTDADRLVRRLLRLEDDLEEIVATAPDDPLLQAAYDAHRGLRLVAGPPFGTLISFICSAQMRVARIHEMVSALAREYGDVVFLEGTRYHAFPTPTQLADATEAELRELGLGYRAPYVVRTAAMVADGEAHPREARHLPYEEAREYLTQFVGVGEKVADCVLLFSLGFDEAVPLDTWIKTAIEDHYPDCDGGSYAETSRAIRTRLGGEYAGYAQTYVFHELRTRR; this comes from the coding sequence ATGGAGACGGGCACGATCCCGGTCGCCGACCTCCCGGGCGGACTAGACCTGTATCGCACGCTCGAGAGCGGCCAGAGCTATCTCTGGCGACGAGACGACGGCGCGATGTACGGCGGCGACCCGAACCCGGAGGCGTGGTACGACACCGTGGTCGACAACAGCTTCGCGAGCAACGCCGGCGGTGATCCGGACGACGTCTCCGCCCACGAGGTCGTCCGCGTCCGACAGCGCGACGGCGTTCTCGAGTGGGAGTCGACGACCGACGCCGACCGACTCGTCCGGCGACTCCTGCGTCTCGAGGACGATCTCGAGGAAATCGTCGCCACAGCCCCGGACGACCCGTTACTCCAGGCGGCCTACGACGCCCACCGCGGGTTGCGACTGGTCGCCGGTCCGCCGTTCGGGACGTTGATCTCGTTTATCTGCTCGGCGCAGATGCGCGTCGCGCGGATTCACGAGATGGTCTCCGCACTCGCCCGCGAGTACGGCGATGTCGTCTTCCTCGAGGGAACGCGATATCACGCGTTTCCAACGCCGACACAGCTCGCTGACGCGACCGAAGCCGAGTTGCGCGAACTCGGGCTGGGATATCGCGCGCCCTACGTCGTCCGGACGGCAGCGATGGTCGCAGACGGCGAGGCCCATCCACGAGAGGCTCGACACCTGCCCTACGAGGAGGCCCGCGAGTACCTCACGCAGTTCGTCGGCGTCGGCGAGAAGGTCGCCGACTGCGTCCTGTTGTTCTCGCTTGGCTTCGACGAGGCCGTCCCGCTCGATACCTGGATCAAAACCGCCATCGAGGACCACTATCCCGACTGCGATGGCGGGAGCTACGCCGAGACCTCCCGGGCGATCCGAACGCGACTGGGTGGTGAGTACGCAGGCTACGCCCAGACGTACGTCTTCCACGAACTCAGAACGCGAAGGTGA
- a CDS encoding universal stress protein: protein MVQRVLDPIDGSDEAFDALEYSFVTFPDASHTTLYVINPTKKRYEGPGRDENWLTKAEQETEEVHDTAREMAEHRGVTLEGTVTRRGAPAEQILEYVDQNDIDQISVGSKGRSSIDTVFVGSVAKTVTRRSPTTVTVVRNVDREDATPPEQVLVAVDGSERAYDAFEFALHEFSNGTITVLHVIDPSEAFATATNADSILETTRQRADDRGSTIRTESERGDPARTIAERVTERDVDHLVVGRSGRSGWPRVLLGSVAESLVLRAPVPVTVVS from the coding sequence ATGGTACAACGTGTTCTCGATCCGATCGACGGGTCGGACGAGGCGTTCGACGCATTGGAATACAGTTTCGTGACGTTTCCCGACGCTTCCCACACCACACTATACGTGATCAATCCGACGAAGAAACGATACGAGGGGCCGGGACGCGATGAAAACTGGTTAACGAAAGCCGAGCAAGAGACCGAAGAGGTTCACGACACAGCACGAGAGATGGCCGAACACCGTGGGGTAACCCTCGAAGGGACAGTAACGCGACGAGGGGCTCCAGCCGAGCAAATCCTCGAATACGTCGACCAAAACGATATCGACCAGATCTCGGTCGGAAGCAAGGGACGCTCGAGCATCGACACCGTGTTCGTCGGCAGCGTCGCGAAAACCGTAACCCGTAGATCACCGACGACCGTTACGGTAGTGCGGAACGTCGACCGTGAGGACGCCACGCCACCCGAACAGGTTCTCGTTGCGGTCGACGGATCCGAACGTGCGTACGATGCATTCGAGTTCGCCCTGCACGAATTTTCGAACGGTACCATCACCGTCTTGCACGTCATCGATCCGTCGGAGGCGTTCGCGACGGCTACCAACGCTGACTCCATCCTCGAAACGACACGACAGCGCGCGGATGACCGCGGTTCGACGATCCGGACCGAGTCAGAACGCGGTGATCCAGCCCGAACGATCGCCGAACGCGTCACCGAGAGAGACGTCGATCACCTGGTCGTCGGTCGGTCCGGACGCTCCGGATGGCCGCGGGTACTCCTCGGCAGCGTGGCTGAATCACTCGTCCTTCGAGCGCCCGTACCGGTCACCGTCGTTAGCTGA
- a CDS encoding DUF555 domain-containing protein: protein MNCRVVVEAAVPVFDVETEEEAIRIAISKTGEMLNPDLNYVEIDMGERTAPSGEELPPAFIAADEALVALELEMTVFNVERNEHASRIARKEIGQRLENIPLEVLRVEELDEEELEDEDEDEDEDEVEAEDEVEAEDESEDVDVETDSADDDVLPEFEDLVE, encoded by the coding sequence ATGAACTGCAGGGTTGTCGTCGAAGCCGCCGTGCCGGTGTTTGACGTCGAGACGGAAGAGGAGGCGATCCGGATCGCCATCTCGAAGACGGGGGAGATGCTGAACCCTGACCTGAACTACGTCGAGATAGACATGGGGGAACGGACCGCGCCGTCGGGAGAGGAGCTACCGCCGGCGTTTATCGCCGCCGACGAGGCACTCGTCGCGCTCGAACTCGAGATGACGGTGTTCAACGTCGAACGCAACGAACACGCCTCCCGGATCGCTCGCAAGGAGATCGGCCAGCGCCTCGAGAACATTCCGCTCGAGGTACTTCGCGTCGAAGAGCTCGACGAAGAAGAACTCGAAGACGAGGACGAGGACGAAGACGAGGACGAGGTCGAAGCCGAAGACGAGGTCGAAGCCGAAGACGAAAGCGAGGACGTCGACGTCGAGACCGACTCGGCGGACGACGACGTTTTACCGGAGTTCGAAGATTTAGTCGAGTAA
- a CDS encoding NAD(P)H-hydrate dehydratase, producing MITGRRMAVVDENAASLGVPRKQLMESSGNAVARVVRSVADPGARVAIVAGRGNNGGDAFVAARFLETYDVTTLLLGRAETIGTEIARENWAALDAGAYDVREVTDSSAFALPEADVIVDAMLGTGVSGDLREPAATAAQAINEADATVVAVDVPSGFDADAGEHATNGVAADHVVTFHDTKPGLDDLGAEVTVSDIGIPAAAERFVGPGDRRLARPEHRDGRAFVIGGGPYTGAPALAAQAALRTGAELSFVAAPESVSGEIQGYAEDLIVQPYEGDVLTPEQVEDLVETAERYDDVVILGPGLGTADETLEAAREFLESYTGPAVIDADALAVVPDVDTDATLVCTPNRRELAGMGGPETDDLRSVTDEIEAFAADLGHVVLAKGVDDVITDGERTRINRAGASGLAVGGSGDTLAGIVAALLEHAAPFDAACVGAYVNGTAGERLAERNGNGFLASELLSAIPPALWGENDE from the coding sequence ATGATCACTGGGAGACGGATGGCCGTCGTCGACGAGAACGCGGCCAGCCTCGGGGTACCGCGAAAACAGCTGATGGAGTCGAGTGGCAACGCCGTCGCCCGCGTCGTCCGGTCGGTCGCCGACCCGGGCGCTCGCGTCGCGATCGTCGCCGGCCGCGGGAACAACGGCGGAGACGCGTTCGTCGCCGCCCGCTTTCTCGAGACGTACGACGTCACCACGCTGTTGCTCGGCCGGGCCGAGACCATCGGCACCGAGATCGCCCGCGAGAACTGGGCGGCCCTCGACGCCGGCGCGTACGACGTCCGCGAGGTGACCGACTCGAGTGCGTTCGCCCTCCCCGAGGCGGACGTGATCGTCGACGCGATGCTCGGGACGGGAGTCAGCGGCGACCTTCGAGAGCCGGCGGCGACGGCCGCGCAGGCGATCAACGAAGCGGACGCGACCGTCGTCGCCGTCGACGTCCCCTCCGGGTTCGACGCCGACGCGGGCGAGCACGCGACAAACGGCGTCGCCGCCGACCACGTCGTCACGTTCCACGACACGAAACCGGGACTCGACGACCTCGGCGCCGAGGTCACCGTTTCGGACATCGGTATCCCGGCCGCGGCGGAGCGATTCGTCGGTCCCGGTGACCGGCGACTCGCCCGTCCCGAGCACCGAGACGGTCGGGCGTTCGTGATCGGCGGCGGCCCTTACACGGGTGCGCCCGCGCTCGCAGCCCAGGCCGCCCTCCGGACGGGCGCGGAGCTGTCGTTCGTCGCCGCACCCGAATCCGTCTCGGGCGAGATCCAGGGCTACGCCGAGGACCTCATCGTCCAGCCCTACGAGGGGGACGTACTCACACCCGAGCAGGTCGAGGACCTCGTCGAGACGGCAGAACGCTACGACGATGTCGTGATCCTCGGTCCCGGACTCGGCACCGCCGACGAGACGCTCGAGGCGGCTCGCGAGTTCCTCGAGTCCTACACCGGACCCGCGGTGATCGACGCCGACGCGCTCGCGGTCGTTCCCGACGTCGACACCGACGCGACGCTCGTCTGTACGCCCAACCGCCGGGAACTTGCGGGGATGGGTGGCCCCGAGACCGACGACCTCCGAAGCGTGACAGACGAGATCGAAGCGTTCGCCGCCGACCTCGGTCACGTCGTGCTCGCGAAAGGGGTCGACGACGTGATCACCGACGGCGAGCGAACCCGGATCAACCGCGCTGGCGCGTCCGGACTGGCCGTCGGCGGCAGCGGCGACACGCTCGCGGGGATCGTCGCGGCTCTCCTCGAGCACGCCGCTCCCTTCGACGCAGCCTGTGTCGGAGCCTACGTCAACGGGACGGCAGGCGAACGGCTGGCCGAGCGAAACGGGAACGGCTTTCTCGCATCCGAACTGCTTTCTGCGATCCCGCCCGCACTGTGGGGTGAGAACGATGAGTGA
- a CDS encoding beta-ketoacyl-ACP reductase has translation MSMKGRTCVITGSARGIGRGIAEHLGNEGANVVINYRSSEDAAYDAVETIEDLGGNAVAARADVTNREDVEHMREVCHEAFGPADVLVNNAGLTADTQFIEMTREEWDRVIDVNLGGMFNCTQEFYDDIWNAEEGRLINISSVVGKQGNFGQANYATAKSGMFGFTRTIALELAQGGSTANCVAPGYTKTDMIESVPDKVLERIIAGVPLERLAEVEDIAAVVQFLASEQSSYITGEVIDVNGGMDL, from the coding sequence ATGTCAATGAAGGGACGCACCTGCGTCATCACCGGCTCCGCACGCGGGATCGGCCGTGGCATCGCAGAGCACCTCGGCAACGAAGGTGCGAACGTGGTCATCAACTACCGTTCCTCGGAGGACGCGGCGTACGACGCCGTCGAAACGATCGAGGATCTCGGCGGGAACGCAGTCGCCGCACGAGCAGACGTCACGAACCGAGAGGACGTCGAGCACATGCGCGAGGTCTGTCACGAGGCGTTCGGTCCGGCGGACGTACTCGTAAACAACGCCGGACTCACTGCCGACACCCAGTTCATCGAGATGACCCGCGAGGAGTGGGATCGGGTCATCGACGTCAACCTCGGGGGGATGTTCAACTGCACCCAGGAGTTCTACGACGACATCTGGAACGCCGAGGAGGGACGGCTCATCAACATCTCGAGCGTCGTCGGGAAACAGGGTAACTTCGGCCAGGCGAACTACGCCACCGCCAAAAGCGGGATGTTCGGCTTTACCCGCACGATCGCCCTCGAGCTCGCCCAGGGTGGCTCGACGGCAAACTGCGTCGCCCCCGGCTACACCAAGACCGACATGATCGAGTCGGTCCCCGATAAAGTCCTCGAGCGGATCATCGCGGGCGTCCCACTCGAGCGACTCGCCGAAGTCGAGGACATCGCTGCCGTCGTGCAGTTTCTCGCGAGCGAGCAGTCTTCGTACATCACCGGCGAAGTGATCGACGTCAACGGCGGAATGGACCTCTGA
- a CDS encoding LolA family protein: MHRRRLITTGVTAALAGCLSREDEPPTSSELVAEAIETRAGLSDVQAVRTTTAETADGTVERVERVTERPPADNRREVLESSDPLHPEGTVSVRNRLVTWEYDPAAGEVTERHHPNRVIDDRTRLVLESLLEEYDLTYDGTETVDGRTAHVIDVEPPADDDFEYAISVAVGNTEYVIPLQDVDDADEDELTVRRRLWIDDERRYPVKECTVVTDGDDVYHSVTFSYEDVAIDEGVDDDVFTFDPPADVDLVRRGIEPEGVFDSAEAAGSVVPYDLPEPDVSDAYELDRVTVLERDEDTTTTLWYVDPERTHRELFVVVREEQRFDEEVLDAIEFDGQTGYLRDGRIESVFWTCDGLSYEVSSPRGEEPVVEIASSIGCPYDPR, encoded by the coding sequence ATGCACCGTCGACGGCTCATCACGACGGGAGTGACGGCGGCACTCGCCGGCTGTCTGTCCCGCGAAGACGAACCACCGACGAGTTCGGAACTCGTCGCGGAGGCGATCGAGACGCGGGCCGGCCTGTCGGACGTCCAGGCAGTACGGACCACGACGGCCGAGACCGCCGACGGGACCGTCGAACGAGTCGAGCGGGTCACAGAGCGCCCGCCGGCGGACAACCGCCGCGAGGTCCTCGAGTCGAGCGATCCCCTCCACCCCGAAGGCACCGTCTCGGTGCGTAACCGCTTGGTCACGTGGGAGTACGATCCCGCAGCGGGGGAGGTGACCGAGCGACACCACCCGAACAGGGTGATCGACGACCGGACGCGACTCGTCCTCGAGTCCCTGCTCGAGGAGTACGACCTCACGTACGACGGTACCGAGACGGTCGACGGCCGAACGGCACACGTCATCGACGTGGAGCCGCCGGCGGACGACGACTTCGAGTACGCGATCAGCGTCGCCGTCGGGAACACGGAGTACGTCATCCCCTTGCAGGACGTCGACGACGCGGACGAAGACGAGCTCACGGTGAGACGCCGGCTCTGGATCGACGACGAGCGTCGCTATCCGGTCAAAGAGTGCACCGTCGTGACCGACGGCGACGACGTCTATCACAGCGTCACGTTCAGCTACGAGGACGTCGCGATCGACGAGGGAGTCGACGACGACGTCTTCACGTTCGATCCGCCCGCCGACGTCGACCTCGTCAGGCGAGGCATCGAGCCCGAGGGCGTCTTCGACTCCGCCGAGGCCGCAGGAAGCGTCGTCCCGTACGACCTTCCGGAGCCCGACGTCTCCGACGCCTACGAACTCGATCGGGTCACCGTCCTCGAGCGGGACGAGGATACGACCACGACGCTGTGGTACGTCGATCCGGAGCGAACCCACCGGGAGCTGTTCGTGGTCGTCCGAGAGGAACAACGGTTCGACGAGGAGGTCCTGGACGCGATCGAGTTCGACGGCCAGACGGGCTATCTCCGGGACGGACGGATCGAGAGCGTCTTCTGGACGTGCGACGGGCTGAGTTACGAGGTCTCGAGTCCTCGCGGCGAGGAGCCGGTCGTCGAGATCGCGTCGTCGATCGGCTGTCCGTACGATCCCCGGTGA
- a CDS encoding VOC family protein → MVSPGSFFHVALNVPDVEEALAFYREHVDGDCLEHERAEADDAGAEAVEHAALSVGDKRVYLFDRAPYEAAGLVEDLPYGVLHFGYVVDDVDAAAADLESAVSFVMEPTTFGDLKIAFFEGPAGERIELIEYLE, encoded by the coding sequence ATGGTCTCACCGGGGTCGTTCTTCCACGTTGCGTTGAACGTGCCCGACGTCGAGGAGGCGCTTGCGTTCTATCGCGAGCACGTAGACGGCGACTGCCTCGAGCACGAGCGAGCCGAGGCCGACGACGCGGGCGCCGAGGCTGTCGAACACGCAGCCCTGTCGGTCGGTGACAAGCGGGTCTACCTCTTCGATCGGGCGCCGTACGAGGCTGCGGGCCTGGTCGAGGACCTTCCCTACGGCGTCTTGCACTTCGGATACGTCGTCGACGACGTCGACGCCGCGGCCGCCGACCTCGAGTCCGCAGTCTCGTTCGTCATGGAACCGACGACGTTCGGCGATCTGAAGATCGCGTTCTTCGAGGGCCCCGCTGGAGAGCGTATCGAGTTGATCGAGTACCTCGAGTGA
- a CDS encoding universal stress protein codes for MGTHGAAHPDRRVLGSVAERTIRTAPVPVVTVNEGAALASTFDTILVPTDGSDGAMAAAAHAVDIAAAVDVSVHVVHVVPSTVVDDLSGTASDLEERGRQALEAVVDVARESNVAPVEASLLTGVPHRAITDFVGSHDVDLVVMGTHGRSGVSRHFLGSVTERVLRRVDVPVVAVSEHPSGDGG; via the coding sequence ATGGGGACCCACGGCGCGGCGCACCCGGACCGGCGGGTGCTGGGGAGCGTTGCCGAACGAACGATCAGGACGGCCCCCGTCCCGGTCGTGACGGTCAACGAAGGTGCGGCCCTGGCGTCGACGTTCGACACGATCCTCGTCCCGACCGATGGGAGCGATGGCGCGATGGCGGCGGCCGCGCACGCTGTCGACATCGCGGCGGCGGTGGACGTGTCAGTCCACGTCGTTCACGTCGTTCCTTCGACGGTCGTCGACGATCTCTCGGGAACGGCTAGCGACCTCGAGGAACGTGGCCGACAGGCGCTCGAGGCTGTCGTGGACGTGGCGCGAGAGTCGAACGTCGCTCCGGTGGAGGCGTCGCTCCTCACGGGCGTTCCACATCGGGCGATCACCGATTTCGTAGGATCCCACGACGTCGACCTCGTCGTCATGGGGACCCACGGCCGATCGGGAGTGAGCCGTCACTTTCTCGGGAGCGTGACCGAACGCGTGCTGCGGCGAGTAGACGTCCCGGTCGTCGCTGTGTCGGAGCACCCCTCCGGTGACGGGGGATGA
- a CDS encoding acylphosphatase → MTDRKRAHVLVSGRVQGVGYRANTRRTARRNRVDGWVKNLDDGRVEAVFEGPEDAVESMIEWCHEGSPAASVEDVTVEYERPRGEDGFEIRY, encoded by the coding sequence GTGACCGATCGAAAACGCGCACACGTCCTCGTTTCCGGCAGGGTACAGGGCGTCGGCTACCGTGCGAACACACGGCGGACGGCTCGCAGGAACCGCGTCGACGGCTGGGTGAAAAACCTGGACGACGGCCGCGTCGAGGCCGTCTTCGAGGGTCCCGAGGACGCCGTCGAGTCGATGATCGAGTGGTGTCACGAGGGGAGTCCGGCCGCGAGCGTCGAAGACGTCACGGTCGAGTACGAACGGCCTCGAGGCGAGGACGGATTCGAGATCCGGTACTGA
- a CDS encoding universal stress protein, with protein MYARILAPTDGSDVSVVAAETAFSLARRFDSVVHAVHVLEDGDSARGDRLVAAVEEVAPTLMCERRRPFLTAQRTSTTRSSTMWASTGSIAS; from the coding sequence ATGTACGCACGAATCCTGGCGCCGACCGACGGGAGCGACGTCTCGGTGGTCGCGGCCGAGACCGCCTTCTCGCTTGCCCGGCGGTTCGACTCGGTGGTGCACGCCGTCCACGTGCTCGAAGATGGGGACTCTGCCCGCGGCGACCGGCTAGTGGCGGCCGTCGAGGAGGTGGCCCCGACGTTGATGTGCGAACGGAGACGTCCGTTCTTGACGGCGCAACGCACGTCCACGACGCGATCGTCGACTATGTGGGCGAGCACGGGGTCGATTGCGTCGTAA
- a CDS encoding UPF0058 family protein, with protein sequence MKKQELIHLHGLLAEVSNQCTEWDNCRIDLDEYESLGIRPTSIHKSKTDHKDAVFALAGGITQHMREEETETVAATAD encoded by the coding sequence ATGAAAAAACAGGAGCTCATCCACCTCCACGGCCTTCTCGCGGAGGTATCAAACCAGTGTACAGAGTGGGACAACTGTCGAATCGATCTCGACGAGTACGAATCGCTCGGTATTCGCCCGACATCGATCCACAAATCGAAAACCGACCACAAGGACGCTGTTTTTGCACTCGCTGGTGGAATCACCCAGCACATGCGCGAAGAAGAGACGGAAACTGTCGCCGCAACTGCAGACTAA
- a CDS encoding transcription initiation factor IIB, which yields MTDTATRTYADERERQEESVDRADEREQCPECGGRLVSDTEHAETVCEDCGLVVEEDEIDRGPEWRAFDAAEKDEKSRVGAPTTKMMHDQGLSTNIGWQNKDAYGKSLSSRQRQKMQRLRTWNERFRTRDSKERNLKQALGEIDRMASALGLPESVRETASVIYRRALEEDLLPGRSIEGVATASLYAAARQAGTPRSLDEISAVSRVDRMELTRTYRYVVRELNLEVKPADPEHYVPRFVSELELSDETERMARTLLDSARDEGVHSGKSPVGLAAAAVYAAALLTNEKVTQNAVSEVASISEVTIRNRYKELLEASDTTTPA from the coding sequence ATGACAGATACAGCTACCCGAACCTACGCCGACGAGCGGGAACGACAGGAGGAATCGGTCGACCGAGCGGACGAGAGAGAGCAGTGTCCAGAGTGTGGCGGCCGGCTCGTCTCGGACACGGAACACGCCGAGACGGTCTGTGAAGACTGCGGTCTCGTCGTCGAGGAAGACGAGATCGACCGCGGCCCCGAGTGGCGCGCGTTCGACGCCGCCGAGAAAGACGAGAAGAGTCGCGTCGGTGCGCCGACGACGAAGATGATGCACGATCAGGGCCTCTCGACGAACATCGGCTGGCAGAACAAAGACGCCTACGGCAAGTCCCTCTCGAGTCGCCAGCGACAGAAGATGCAGCGACTACGGACCTGGAACGAGCGCTTTCGCACGCGTGACTCGAAAGAGCGCAACCTGAAACAGGCACTCGGCGAGATCGACCGCATGGCAAGCGCACTCGGCCTCCCCGAGAGCGTCCGCGAGACCGCCTCGGTGATCTACCGGCGTGCGCTCGAGGAGGACCTGCTTCCGGGTCGCTCGATCGAAGGCGTCGCGACGGCCTCGCTGTACGCCGCCGCCCGCCAGGCCGGCACGCCCCGCAGCCTCGACGAGATTTCGGCGGTCAGCCGCGTCGACCGCATGGAGCTCACTCGCACCTACCGCTACGTCGTTCGAGAGCTCAACCTCGAGGTCAAACCCGCGGACCCGGAACACTACGTCCCGCGGTTCGTCAGCGAACTCGAGCTCTCAGACGAGACCGAACGGATGGCTCGCACCCTGCTCGACAGCGCCCGCGACGAGGGCGTCCACTCGGGTAAATCGCCCGTCGGGCTCGCCGCTGCCGCGGTGTACGCCGCCGCGTTGTTGACCAACGAGAAGGTGACCCAAAACGCGGTCAGCGAGGTCGCGAGCATCTCCGAGGTGACGATCCGCAACCGGTACAAGGAGTTGCTCGAGGCGTCGGATACGACGACACCGGCCTGA
- the moaC gene encoding cyclic pyranopterin monophosphate synthase MoaC: MSEDPDADTDELTHTTAEGDVQMVDVGDKPDTKRRAVAAGEIRLQPSTVEAIRADEVGKGDVLATARVGAIQAVKHTWETIPMCHQIPITNVDTGFELREDRIELTVAVETTGKTGCEMEALEGVTTGLNVVWDMVKAIEKDGDGQYPETGIENVRVLEKEKRRA; encoded by the coding sequence ATGAGTGAAGACCCTGACGCAGACACAGACGAACTCACCCACACCACGGCAGAAGGTGACGTCCAGATGGTCGACGTCGGCGACAAACCCGACACGAAACGGCGGGCCGTCGCCGCCGGCGAGATTCGCCTCCAGCCCTCGACCGTCGAGGCGATCCGCGCGGACGAGGTCGGCAAGGGTGACGTGCTCGCCACTGCCCGCGTCGGCGCGATCCAGGCCGTCAAACACACCTGGGAGACGATCCCGATGTGTCACCAGATACCAATCACGAACGTCGACACGGGTTTCGAGCTTCGTGAGGACCGGATCGAACTCACCGTCGCCGTCGAGACGACGGGCAAGACGGGCTGTGAGATGGAAGCCTTAGAGGGCGTCACGACCGGGCTGAACGTCGTCTGGGACATGGTGAAAGCGATCGAGAAAGACGGCGACGGCCAGTATCCCGAGACGGGCATCGAGAACGTCCGGGTGCTCGAGAAAGAAAAACGGCGGGCGTAG
- a CDS encoding methyltransferase domain-containing protein, with protein MGTSEEQRTKPAERLRLLRNPYTGNTVVRDDDVLIDSESGEQFPIRDGIPVLLREGDVVGINRRMQWTFDLQSYIYDLSRTRILSGLEAGRSEYSEQLDVNPGDRVLESCVGTGLQLRNLQENGKEADYFGVDISYGMLKKCRKNARKWGMNVGLVQGNAEQLPYADDTFDVVFEFGGILFVPEKVETTIQEMTRVTKPGGQVAFVTPTAKLLDLNLFVKAGLKWFGIPSEPGPWEAALEIVPDIATNTFQKEIWNGKLSVISFQKPEEGVIE; from the coding sequence ATGGGGACAAGCGAAGAACAACGAACCAAACCGGCTGAACGGCTTCGGTTACTACGGAATCCATACACAGGCAATACAGTAGTTCGTGACGACGACGTGCTGATTGATTCGGAGTCGGGAGAGCAGTTCCCGATCCGTGATGGAATTCCAGTGCTTCTCCGCGAGGGTGACGTGGTTGGAATCAACCGACGGATGCAATGGACGTTCGATTTACAGAGTTATATATATGATTTGTCGAGAACGAGGATACTGTCCGGTCTCGAAGCCGGGCGATCGGAATACTCCGAACAGTTGGATGTGAACCCCGGAGACCGTGTACTCGAAAGCTGCGTGGGGACGGGATTGCAGCTTCGAAACCTCCAGGAAAACGGGAAGGAGGCTGACTATTTTGGAGTGGATATCTCGTATGGAATGCTGAAGAAATGTCGGAAAAATGCTCGAAAATGGGGGATGAACGTCGGACTGGTTCAGGGGAATGCAGAACAACTCCCCTATGCGGACGATACCTTCGATGTCGTATTCGAGTTCGGTGGGATTCTGTTCGTGCCAGAAAAGGTCGAGACAACTATTCAGGAAATGACTCGGGTCACCAAACCTGGTGGACAAGTTGCGTTTGTGACGCCCACAGCAAAGTTACTCGATTTGAATCTCTTTGTGAAAGCCGGTCTGAAGTGGTTCGGGATACCATCAGAACCTGGACCCTGGGAAGCCGCATTAGAGATCGTTCCAGACATTGCAACGAACACATTCCAGAAGGAGATCTGGAACGGGAAACTGAGCGTGATCTCGTTTCAAAAACCAGAAGAAGGAGTGATAGAATGA
- a CDS encoding universal stress protein, whose protein sequence is MVQNIVSPTDGSDTSFRAMERAVHIAKPFDAKIHALAVIPQMTRGSQARTKWEERVKESHDRARELVESENLELTVETLEGPVASRIVQYADEHDVDLIVMGTHGRTGLHRFLVGSVAQRTIQMSSVPVLTVPPAE, encoded by the coding sequence ATGGTCCAGAATATCGTCTCCCCGACAGACGGTAGCGACACCAGTTTTCGAGCAATGGAGCGGGCGGTTCACATCGCAAAACCGTTCGATGCGAAAATCCACGCGCTTGCGGTGATCCCGCAAATGACTAGGGGGAGTCAGGCCCGTACGAAATGGGAAGAGCGTGTCAAAGAGTCCCACGATCGGGCCCGGGAACTTGTCGAATCGGAGAACCTCGAGTTGACGGTAGAAACGCTGGAAGGCCCGGTAGCGAGCCGAATCGTGCAGTACGCCGACGAGCACGACGTCGATCTGATCGTCATGGGAACCCACGGGCGAACCGGCCTCCATCGATTCCTGGTGGGGAGCGTCGCCCAACGAACGATACAGATGTCATCCGTGCCAGTTTTGACGGTACCGCCTGCGGAGTGA
- a CDS encoding DUF357 domain-containing protein, which yields MAAELEEKTDRYETLLAEALEEATVAPPAGTPMAEAATECREMAASYLEDGRHFRSADDPVNALAAFSYGHAWLDAGARIGLFDVPTEGHLFTV from the coding sequence ATGGCGGCGGAACTCGAGGAGAAGACCGACCGGTACGAGACGTTGCTCGCCGAGGCACTCGAGGAGGCGACGGTGGCACCGCCGGCAGGAACGCCGATGGCCGAAGCAGCGACGGAGTGTCGGGAAATGGCAGCGTCGTATCTCGAGGACGGACGACACTTCCGGTCGGCCGACGATCCGGTCAACGCGCTGGCGGCGTTTTCGTACGGTCACGCCTGGCTCGATGCGGGTGCCCGGATCGGTCTGTTCGACGTCCCGACGGAGGGTCACCTCTTTACCGTATAG